The Magnetococcales bacterium genome includes the window CCCTTCCCGATCTTTCCAACGGATTGGATTGGCTGCGCAAGGCAGCCAAACAGGGTGATGTGGAGGGGATGGACGCTTTGGCCTGGTTTTTATTTCGCTTTTCAGGCTCGGAGTCCAACCCTCCGTGGGAAATGGAGGCTGTGTATTGGGCCAACATGGCTATAAGCAAGGATTACTGGCCAGCCATGAAGAGAATGGCTACATTCTACCAGGCAGGTTGGGGTGTACCCCGTGATTCCGATCAAGCAAAAACGTGGGAAGAAAAAGCACTCGCGGCAGGTGGCGCCAAGGCTGAGTTCGCTTTTTTTGTTGAATATAATCTTGGGAATATTTTTCCTCAAGATTTGCCAAAAGCATGGTTTCTGCTGAACGAGGCAGCAAAACATGGGCTGGCTGTCGCTCAATGGGCTCTTGGGTCAGAGTACTTGCAGGGAAAATATACAAAAAGAGGATATATAGAACCGGATTTTCTTATGGGACAATACTGGTTGGAAAAATCTGCGCACAATGGTATAGCAGCCAGTTCCAACCGATTAGGAGCCTTGTACGATACTGGACTTTATGGTTTTCCGGTTGACAAGGCCAAAGCATGGGAGTGGTGGGAGAAGGGTGTCGAGTTAGGGTATCGAAGATCTTATGTTAGTCTGGGAGGTCTTTATGTGAGTGGTGTTCCAGGCCATCCCAGGGATTTAGAAAAAGCGCGTGATCTGTTTCTTAAAGGGTTGGAAAAGGGGGATGTGCGCGCCTATGTTCAACTGGGGAGATTGTATTATGAAGAATTTTCAGATAAGGATGAACAGAATTCAAGGCAAGGTTTTGCCTGGTACCAGCAGGGTGCGGAAAAAGACGAAGAGGCTTTTGCCTTGACAGAGTACAAACGACTTTTTGGCCATGGCACAACCGCCGATCCAGACAAAGCCATGTCCCGGCTACGATCTGCCATTCAGCATGGCAACCGATTTGCTGCCGATATCTTGGGGAAATATTATTTTTGGGGTGAGGGATCTGCCGAAAATTTTCAAAAGGCCCGAGTCTGTTTTGTCAGGGGAGTTGATACCGATTACTCTGAAACAGCCTTTTGGGCAGCATTCATGCTGATTGCCGGTCTTGGCGGACCGCAAGATGTGACTTTGGCGGCTCATTTTGCTGATATTGCCCACGCGAAAGGCAGTATCACCACTCCTCTTCACTGCCTTGCCGGCGGACTTCATCTCGCCGGGTCGGATGGCGTGCCAGACCTGGAGTATGGCCTGGCGCTGCTCCAGAAAGGGGCCATGATCCCGACAACCTCCTGTGCCTGGTTGTTGGGAGAGGGGTATCGGCAGGGGCGGTATGGTTTGCCGGTGGACCTGGCCCTGGCGAACCACTGGTATGAACAGGCAGCGACCCATGAGGATGTCGAATCCATGTTGCGGTTGGGCTTGCTTGCCGCCGGGTTGGCGGGAGGGGCCAGGGAGTCATGGATGAACCCTGCCGAGGCGGTCAGGTGGTGGCAAAAGGCCGGCGAAAAGGGCTCCCCGCCAGCCGCTTTTTTGCTGGGTATCCTGCATGCCAAAGGATTGGGGACACCACAAAACCTCGACCTGGCGCGCCGCTGGCTGCATGCGGCCCAACAACAGGGTGTGGAACGCGCCGGTCACCTTCTGGCCCTCATCGACAGCACACCCGAGAGCCTGGACGACCAGACGGAGATGGCCGCCTATGTGAGCGCCCTGCCCGCATCCCTGGCCCCGCCGACCATTCCGGAGGAACTCTCTTTCTTTCCCACACCCGATCTGCCTGGCTTGCCGGAGGGGTTCTGGCCCCGTTTGCTGGTGGATTTGCAGTTGGCACGCCAGGGAACATCCCGTTATTGATGACTTGTTCCCTAACCTGAAAGAGTGAACCTGAAGGAGCACGGCCCCATGCGTCACGACTGGATGTTTCTGGCCCAGGTGATGGTTTT containing:
- a CDS encoding sel1 repeat family protein, giving the protein LPDLSNGLDWLRKAAKQGDVEGMDALAWFLFRFSGSESNPPWEMEAVYWANMAISKDYWPAMKRMATFYQAGWGVPRDSDQAKTWEEKALAAGGAKAEFAFFVEYNLGNIFPQDLPKAWFLLNEAAKHGLAVAQWALGSEYLQGKYTKRGYIEPDFLMGQYWLEKSAHNGIAASSNRLGALYDTGLYGFPVDKAKAWEWWEKGVELGYRRSYVSLGGLYVSGVPGHPRDLEKARDLFLKGLEKGDVRAYVQLGRLYYEEFSDKDEQNSRQGFAWYQQGAEKDEEAFALTEYKRLFGHGTTADPDKAMSRLRSAIQHGNRFAADILGKYYFWGEGSAENFQKARVCFVRGVDTDYSETAFWAAFMLIAGLGGPQDVTLAAHFADIAHAKGSITTPLHCLAGGLHLAGSDGVPDLEYGLALLQKGAMIPTTSCAWLLGEGYRQGRYGLPVDLALANHWYEQAATHEDVESMLRLGLLAAGLAGGARESWMNPAEAVRWWQKAGEKGSPPAAFLLGILHAKGLGTPQNLDLARRWLHAAQQQGVERAGHLLALIDSTPESLDDQTEMAAYVSALPASLAPPTIPEELSFFPTPDLPGLPEGFWPRLLVDLQLARQGTSRY